One region of Chryseobacterium sp. SORGH_AS_0447 genomic DNA includes:
- the groL gene encoding chaperonin GroEL (60 kDa chaperone family; promotes refolding of misfolded polypeptides especially under stressful conditions; forms two stacked rings of heptamers to form a barrel-shaped 14mer; ends can be capped by GroES; misfolded proteins enter the barrel where they are refolded when GroES binds) produces the protein MAKEIKFDIESRDALKRGVDALANAVKVTLGPKGRNVVIEKSFGAPHVTKDGVSVAKEIELEDRVENMGAQMVKEVASKTNDIAGDGTTTATVLAQAIVREGLKNVAAGANPMDLKRGIDKAVAAVVENLKTQSQEVGDSTDKVKQVASVSANNDETIGALIAEAFGKVGKEGVITVEEAKGIDTTVDVVEGMQFDRGYQSPYFVTNPEKMVAELENPYILLVEKKISSMKELLPVLEPIAQGGKSLLIISEEVEGEALATLVVNKLRGSLKIAAVKAPGFGDRRKAMLEDIAILTGGQVISEEQGFTMENISLDMLGTAEKVTIDKDNTTVVNGGGEESKIKGRVNQIKAQMETTTSDYDREKLQERLAKLAGGVAVLYVGAASEVEMKEKKDRVDDALHATRAAVEEGIVAGGGVALVRAISALDNLTGINSDETTGIKIVKRAIEEPLRQIVANAGGEGSVIVAKVAEGTADFGYNAKTDEYVNMLEAGIIDPTKVTRVALENAASVSGMLLTTECVITEVKKDEPAMPMGGGMPGMM, from the coding sequence ATGGCAAAAGAAATAAAATTCGATATCGAGTCTAGAGACGCTTTAAAAAGAGGGGTTGATGCATTGGCAAATGCAGTAAAGGTAACTTTAGGTCCTAAAGGGAGAAACGTAGTGATTGAAAAATCTTTCGGTGCGCCTCACGTAACCAAGGACGGGGTTTCTGTAGCGAAAGAAATCGAACTGGAAGATAGAGTAGAAAACATGGGAGCACAAATGGTAAAAGAAGTAGCTTCCAAAACCAATGACATCGCAGGTGACGGTACTACTACCGCTACCGTTTTAGCTCAGGCTATCGTAAGAGAAGGTCTTAAGAACGTAGCAGCAGGTGCTAACCCGATGGATCTTAAAAGAGGGATCGACAAAGCCGTAGCAGCTGTTGTTGAAAACTTAAAAACACAATCTCAGGAAGTAGGTGATTCTACCGATAAAGTGAAGCAAGTGGCTTCCGTATCTGCTAACAACGACGAAACCATCGGTGCTTTGATCGCTGAAGCTTTCGGAAAAGTGGGTAAAGAAGGAGTAATCACCGTAGAAGAAGCAAAAGGAATCGATACAACCGTAGACGTTGTAGAAGGGATGCAGTTCGACAGAGGATACCAGTCTCCGTACTTCGTAACCAATCCTGAGAAAATGGTGGCTGAACTTGAAAACCCATACATCCTTTTGGTAGAGAAGAAAATTTCTTCCATGAAAGAATTGCTTCCGGTTCTTGAGCCGATCGCTCAGGGAGGTAAATCTTTATTGATTATTTCTGAAGAAGTGGAAGGTGAAGCTTTGGCTACTTTGGTGGTAAACAAATTAAGAGGTTCTCTTAAAATTGCTGCTGTAAAAGCACCTGGATTCGGAGACCGTAGAAAAGCCATGTTGGAAGATATCGCAATCCTTACTGGCGGACAGGTAATTTCTGAAGAGCAAGGTTTTACTATGGAAAACATCTCTTTGGATATGTTGGGAACTGCTGAAAAAGTAACCATCGACAAAGACAACACAACTGTAGTAAACGGTGGTGGTGAAGAAAGCAAGATCAAAGGAAGAGTAAACCAGATCAAAGCGCAGATGGAAACCACAACTTCCGACTACGACAGAGAAAAGCTTCAGGAAAGACTGGCTAAATTAGCCGGTGGGGTTGCCGTACTTTACGTAGGGGCTGCTTCTGAAGTGGAAATGAAAGAGAAAAAAGACCGAGTGGATGATGCCCTTCACGCAACAAGAGCTGCCGTAGAAGAAGGTATCGTAGCTGGTGGTGGTGTTGCTTTGGTAAGAGCAATCTCTGCTTTAGACAATCTTACAGGAATCAATTCTGATGAAACTACCGGTATCAAAATCGTAAAAAGAGCGATTGAAGAACCGTTAAGACAAATCGTTGCCAACGCCGGAGGTGAAGGTTCTGTAATCGTAGCCAAAGTAGCAGAAGGCACTGCCGACTTCGGATACAACGCGAAAACCGACGAATATGTCAACATGCTTGAAGCAGGAATCATCGACCCTACGAAAGTAACGAGAGTAGCCCTTGAAAACGCTGCTTCCGTATCCGGAATGTTATTAACCACTGAATGTGTGATCACTGAAGTGAAAAAAGACGAACCAGCCATGCCAATGGGTGGCGGAATGCCGGGAATGATGTAA
- the groES gene encoding co-chaperone GroES, with product MSVNFKPLADRVLIEPIAAETKTASGIIIPDTAKEKPQEGTVVAVGPGKKDEPTTVQVGDKVLYGKYSGSELKLDGKDYLIVKEGDLLGVIG from the coding sequence ATGTCAGTAAACTTTAAACCATTAGCAGACAGAGTTTTGATCGAGCCGATCGCTGCAGAAACGAAAACCGCTTCAGGGATTATTATTCCGGACACCGCTAAAGAAAAGCCACAGGAAGGTACCGTAGTGGCAGTAGGTCCAGGTAAAAAAGACGAACCGACTACCGTACAGGTGGGCGACAAAGTGCTTTACGGAAAATACTCCGGTTCTGAGTTGAAACTGGATGGAAAAGATTATTTAATTGTAAAGGAAGGAGATCTTCTGGGAGTAATCGGGTAA
- a CDS encoding four helix bundle protein — protein sequence MRDFKKFEVWQLSNQLTLKIYTSTKNFPKEEIFGLTSQIRRSFASIGYNISEGSGRNSDKEFANFINIALGSSNEAENQLILAKDLNYINKDDYHNLLEELTTLKKKLVALWNRLNGN from the coding sequence ATGAGGGATTTTAAAAAGTTTGAGGTGTGGCAATTGAGCAATCAGTTAACTTTAAAGATATATACCTCAACCAAAAATTTTCCTAAAGAAGAGATTTTTGGATTAACTTCCCAGATCAGGAGATCATTCGCTTCCATTGGATATAATATTTCGGAAGGCAGCGGAAGAAATTCTGACAAAGAATTCGCTAATTTCATCAACATCGCACTGGGATCGTCCAATGAAGCCGAAAACCAATTGATTCTTGCCAAAGATTTAAACTACATCAACAAAGATGATTATCATAATCTTTTAGAAGAATTAACAACATTAAAAAAGAAGCTTGTCGCCCTTTGGAACAGGCTGAATGGAAATTAA